One genomic window of Prochlorococcus marinus str. NATL2A includes the following:
- the zds gene encoding 9,9'-di-cis-zeta-carotene desaturase, producing MKIAIIGAGLAGLTAAVDLVDEGHDVDLYEAKPFMGGKVGSWEDSDGNHIEMGLHVFFFNYANLFELMRKVGAFENLLPKDHTHLFVNKGGDIKSLDFRFFAGAPFNGLKAFFTTPQLNWIDKLRNALALGTSPIVRGLIDYEGAMKTIRSLDSISFQKWFLNHGGSINSIKRMWNPIAYALGFIDCEAISARCMLTIFMMFASKTEASKLNLLKGSPHKWLTKPILDYIEQRGGRLHLENIVKEIHSDDSDHPSVTGITLQTPEGEKKIQADKYLAACDVSGIKRIIPRSWRRFKEFDLLFKLDAVPVATVQLRYDGWVTEINNKQAQKNLNNPSGLDNLLYTADADFSCFADLALSSPEDYKKEGQGSLLQCVLTPGDPWITKSSDELVKHTDLQVRTLFPSSRDLKLLWSNVVKVSHSLYREAPGMEPYRPDQKTSFSNFFLAGSYTKQDYIDSMEGATMSGHLAASAMLSKSVSLAKNPSVA from the coding sequence GTGAAAATCGCAATAATAGGTGCAGGTTTAGCAGGATTAACTGCTGCAGTTGACCTTGTTGATGAAGGACATGACGTCGACCTATACGAAGCAAAACCTTTTATGGGAGGCAAAGTTGGAAGCTGGGAAGATTCCGATGGCAATCACATAGAGATGGGTTTGCATGTCTTCTTTTTCAACTATGCAAATCTGTTTGAATTAATGAGAAAAGTAGGCGCGTTTGAAAATCTTTTACCAAAAGACCACACTCACCTTTTTGTTAATAAGGGCGGTGACATTAAATCACTTGATTTTAGATTTTTTGCGGGAGCTCCTTTTAACGGCTTAAAAGCCTTCTTCACTACACCTCAATTAAATTGGATTGACAAACTAAGGAATGCTCTTGCACTTGGAACAAGTCCGATAGTAAGAGGGCTGATTGACTACGAGGGTGCGATGAAAACAATACGATCACTAGATTCTATAAGCTTTCAAAAATGGTTTCTGAACCATGGAGGAAGCATAAATAGTATCAAAAGGATGTGGAATCCGATTGCATATGCGCTGGGATTCATTGATTGTGAAGCCATTTCTGCAAGATGCATGCTTACCATCTTTATGATGTTCGCTTCTAAGACAGAGGCATCCAAGCTCAACCTATTGAAGGGATCACCCCACAAATGGCTAACTAAGCCAATACTCGATTACATTGAACAAAGAGGCGGAAGACTTCACTTAGAAAATATTGTTAAAGAAATTCATTCAGATGACTCTGATCATCCATCTGTTACTGGAATAACTCTCCAAACTCCCGAGGGTGAAAAAAAAATTCAAGCAGACAAATATCTAGCTGCTTGCGATGTGTCTGGTATAAAAAGAATAATTCCTAGATCATGGAGACGTTTTAAAGAGTTCGACTTACTTTTTAAGCTTGATGCTGTTCCAGTTGCGACTGTTCAACTTAGATATGATGGCTGGGTAACAGAGATCAATAATAAACAAGCTCAAAAAAACCTAAACAATCCATCTGGTTTAGACAACTTGTTATACACAGCCGATGCTGATTTTAGTTGTTTTGCAGATTTAGCCTTATCAAGCCCAGAAGACTATAAAAAAGAAGGTCAGGGCTCTTTACTGCAATGCGTTTTAACCCCTGGAGATCCATGGATCACCAAGTCCTCTGATGAACTTGTAAAACATACTGATTTACAAGTTAGGACACTTTTCCCTTCTTCAAGAGATTTAAAGCTTTTGTGGAGCAATGTGGTCAAGGTTTCTCATTCTCTCTACAGAGAGGCTCCTGGAATGGAGCCATATAGACCAGATCAAAAAACTTCTTTTAGTAATTTCTTCTTAGCAGGCAGTTACACAAAACAGGACTACATTGACTCTATGGAAGGAGCAACAATGAGCGGACATCTTGCTGCTTCAGCAATGCTCTCAAAGTCTGTTTCACTAGCAAAAAATCCTTCGGTTGCTTAA
- a CDS encoding HesB/IscA family protein — protein MIESNAPPTTHKAQDGKGVLITTPALDQLSRLCKEQGSGKLLRVGVRSGGCSGMSYTMDFVSDDDIQKDDEVYEYSVGTSSFKVICDPKSLLYIYGMQLDFSTDLIGGGFNFTNPNASQTCGCGSSFAV, from the coding sequence ATGATTGAATCAAACGCACCGCCCACAACTCATAAAGCTCAAGATGGCAAAGGAGTTCTTATTACCACTCCTGCTTTGGATCAGTTGTCTAGACTTTGCAAAGAACAAGGCTCAGGGAAATTACTGAGAGTGGGAGTACGTTCTGGAGGATGCAGTGGTATGAGTTACACAATGGACTTTGTGTCTGATGATGATATTCAAAAAGATGATGAAGTCTATGAATATTCAGTAGGCACAAGTTCTTTTAAAGTGATTTGTGATCCAAAGAGTCTTTTGTACATATATGGTATGCAGTTAGATTTCAGTACAGATTTAATTGGTGGAGGTTTTAACTTTACTAATCCCAATGCGTCACAAACTTGTGGCTGTGGAAGTTCCTTTGCAGTTTAA
- a CDS encoding tetratricopeptide repeat protein: MDQPDESLFEEALNRYKAGSPADELIEDFQKIASSTPNNAAAWTCLSWLQLLCDSPQEALRSARYAVKLNGQDPQSRINLSLALLETNSKGVRDHIDYVKRAMLVLPELEKELKESFEDGLSRKPDWKTLLKIKNWLDL, translated from the coding sequence ATGGATCAACCAGATGAAAGCCTTTTTGAAGAAGCCCTAAATCGTTATAAGGCTGGTTCACCAGCAGATGAATTGATTGAAGATTTTCAGAAAATAGCTTCTTCTACTCCAAATAATGCTGCTGCATGGACATGCTTGTCTTGGTTGCAATTATTATGTGACTCGCCTCAGGAAGCCTTGCGCTCTGCTCGGTATGCAGTGAAACTTAACGGTCAAGATCCGCAGTCAAGGATAAATTTGAGTCTTGCTTTGTTAGAAACTAATTCTAAAGGAGTTCGAGATCATATTGATTATGTCAAAAGAGCTATGCTGGTTCTTCCTGAATTAGAAAAAGAATTAAAAGAATCATTTGAAGATGGTCTTTCACGAAAACCTGATTGGAAAACGTTACTGAAAATAAAAAATTGGTTAGACCTTTGA